The Tachypleus tridentatus isolate NWPU-2018 chromosome 5, ASM421037v1, whole genome shotgun sequence genome includes a window with the following:
- the LOC143250275 gene encoding uncharacterized protein LOC143250275 has product MNKLRGFVVFLLLTTTVVYGENKDIQTSSDDLNTSATGYGSSGGGGNGGGSISIQAIPVSISGGGGGSHGGGGGGGYGSGGGGGGGYGGGSGGGNVALGLLAVPLSLSSGGSGKGGGGGGGGYGGWWD; this is encoded by the exons ATGAATAAACTG AGGGGGTTTGTTGTATTCCTGCTTCTAACGACAACAGTAGTATATGGTGAAAACAAGGACATCCAAACATCAAGTGACGACCTGAATACTTCGGCTACGGGTTATGGTTCAAGTGGTGGAGGTGGTAATGGTGGTGGCTCCATCAGCATCCAG GCCATACCGGTATCAATAAGTGGTGGAGGCGGAGGCAGCCATGGTGGCGGAGGTGGAGGCGGCTATGGTAGTGGAGGTGGAGGCGGAGGCGGCTATGGTGGTGGAAGCGGAGGAGGAAACGTTGCCCTTGGACTCCTTGCTGTGCCTCTTTCCCTGAGTTCAGGAGGGAGTGGCAAAGGTGGCGGCGGTGGTGGTGGTGGTTATGGAGGATGGTGGGATTAA